One genomic region from Prochlorococcus marinus CUG1433 encodes:
- a CDS encoding insulinase family protein, whose translation MIKRYFSNNKKRNFSTASIWIKGGSDMDNVGKKGINKILCSLLTRGCEGFDNFALSEYIESHGAELNQEIFEDGISISIKSLNEHFSKFLPIFDLIINKPILSENEFKKVKNSSLNLIRKNRENPFNTCFEKWRKIVYKSHPYAFNTTGNTNDVSNISYENVLDEFKNFQNRKKYIISNNLDINGEDLRKADQKVFKEKVSPISINLDPMCRFDFTKNDSNQTIIMLGNQTCSCRSSEYLPLKVLESYLSYGMSAALFKLFREKNGISYDLGVFNPVRSKNAPFLVYLSVSNKNAIFAFQLLSSFWENLLLKPLVESEIYLAKEKLKGSFLFNNQSLDEILQREIQLISYGMTPISEVELASKVDAISPLEIFTLTNKYFSKPFLSISGNKKICLEIKSNWIKNF comes from the coding sequence ATGATCAAAAGATATTTCTCAAATAATAAAAAAAGAAATTTTTCAACTGCTTCAATTTGGATAAAAGGTGGCAGTGATATGGATAATGTCGGCAAAAAAGGAATAAATAAAATACTTTGTTCATTACTTACCCGAGGGTGTGAAGGCTTTGATAACTTCGCTCTTTCTGAGTATATTGAATCCCATGGAGCAGAATTAAATCAAGAAATATTTGAAGATGGTATATCGATTAGTATCAAATCTCTAAATGAACATTTTAGTAAATTTCTTCCTATATTCGATTTGATAATTAACAAGCCGATTCTTTCCGAAAATGAATTTAAAAAAGTAAAAAATTCCTCTCTAAATTTAATAAGAAAAAATAGAGAGAATCCCTTTAATACTTGTTTTGAAAAATGGAGAAAAATTGTTTACAAAAGCCATCCTTATGCTTTTAATACAACTGGTAATACCAATGATGTCTCAAATATCTCCTATGAAAATGTTTTAGATGAGTTTAAAAATTTTCAAAATAGGAAAAAATATATAATTTCAAACAACTTGGATATAAATGGAGAAGATTTAAGAAAAGCAGATCAAAAAGTCTTTAAAGAAAAAGTAAGCCCAATAAGTATTAACTTAGATCCAATGTGTAGATTTGATTTTACAAAAAATGATTCAAATCAAACAATAATAATGTTAGGTAACCAAACTTGTTCATGTAGGAGTAGTGAATATTTGCCACTAAAAGTTTTGGAATCATATTTATCTTATGGAATGAGCGCCGCATTGTTTAAATTATTTAGGGAAAAAAATGGAATTTCTTACGATCTGGGCGTTTTTAATCCTGTCAGAAGCAAGAATGCTCCTTTTTTAGTTTATCTATCAGTATCAAATAAAAATGCGATTTTTGCATTTCAACTTTTATCCTCGTTTTGGGAAAACTTACTTTTAAAACCATTAGTTGAAAGTGAAATATATTTAGCCAAAGAAAAATTGAAAGGTTCCTTCCTTTTCAATAATCAATCATTAGATGAAATTTTACAAAGAGAAATACAATTAATCAGCTATGGCATGACTCCAATTTCAGAAGTTGAATTAGCTTCAAAAGTTGACGCAATATCTCCATTAGAGATCTTTACATTGACTAATAAATATTTTTCGAAACCTTTTTTAAGTATTTCTGGTAATAAAAAAATATGCTTAGAAATTAAATCTAATTGGATAAAAAACTTTTAG
- a CDS encoding alpha-2-macroglobulin: MKKIKNFLKIIFIPILLSSCKTLTNKEYPIINSQETINESTNSVKKRMEIKFSCGDDGILEYLDDGWIILKEDSQEKICTWKSVPATKSCDMDKDKGCKITKPDKIGEEKIYLLEK, translated from the coding sequence ATGAAAAAGATAAAAAATTTCTTAAAAATAATTTTTATTCCTATTTTATTAAGTTCTTGCAAGACATTAACTAATAAAGAATATCCCATAATTAATTCTCAAGAGACTATTAATGAGAGTACTAATTCAGTTAAGAAGAGAATGGAAATAAAGTTTTCCTGTGGAGATGATGGTATTTTGGAATATTTAGATGATGGATGGATTATCTTGAAAGAAGATTCTCAAGAAAAAATTTGTACTTGGAAATCTGTTCCTGCAACAAAGAGTTGTGACATGGACAAAGATAAAGGCTGTAAAATAACCAAACCTGATAAAATTGGTGAAGAGAAAATCTATTTGTTAGAAAAATAG
- a CDS encoding HlyD family efflux transporter periplasmic adaptor subunit has translation MFLKTLKKLFFLLLFFTPISLGMVSCSSTNSSNTRLEDKVNPDSIPSIIAVAALGQLSPSGEIRQLAAPISQFGSSPRIKELLVKEGDFVKKGDVLAIFENREKLIADLSRINYLLGTTDEEISLKKDQIKRYELALSQDVYSVVQMSQRKDELLKLQKQKINYTGDKKNIEIDLFNSKLRSPIDGFILGINTRVGERPKNNGILDIGSSQKMEALIEVYESDIDRVSISQNVELTSENGGFKKTLKGQVIRISPQVKQRKVLSTDPTGDADSRIVEVLVKLDKESIDIVQNYAGMKVIAKFIP, from the coding sequence ATGTTTTTGAAAACTCTAAAAAAGTTATTTTTTCTCTTACTGTTTTTTACACCAATCTCTCTTGGCATGGTTTCCTGTTCAAGCACTAACAGTTCAAATACCAGACTTGAAGATAAAGTAAATCCAGACTCTATACCATCAATTATAGCGGTTGCGGCACTTGGTCAACTTTCTCCTTCTGGTGAAATTAGACAATTGGCAGCTCCTATAAGTCAGTTTGGTTCGTCTCCTCGAATTAAAGAACTTTTGGTGAAAGAAGGAGATTTTGTTAAAAAGGGTGATGTCCTTGCAATTTTCGAAAACAGAGAAAAGTTAATCGCAGATCTTTCAAGAATAAATTATCTACTCGGAACTACTGATGAGGAAATTTCCTTAAAGAAAGATCAAATTAAGAGGTATGAGTTGGCATTGAGTCAAGATGTTTATTCTGTTGTTCAGATGTCGCAAAGAAAAGATGAATTGTTAAAGTTGCAAAAACAAAAAATAAACTATACCGGAGATAAAAAAAATATCGAGATAGATCTCTTTAATTCAAAACTAAGGAGTCCAATTGATGGTTTTATACTTGGGATAAATACAAGAGTTGGTGAAAGGCCTAAAAATAATGGGATCTTAGATATAGGTTCAAGTCAAAAGATGGAGGCTCTTATAGAGGTTTATGAATCTGATATTGATAGAGTCTCCATCTCTCAGAATGTTGAATTAACTAGTGAAAATGGTGGTTTCAAAAAAACTCTTAAGGGGCAGGTAATTAGGATAAGCCCTCAGGTGAAACAAAGAAAAGTTTTATCAACTGATCCAACAGGAGATGCTGATTCGCGTATTGTTGAGGTACTAGTAAAATTAGATAAAGAATCTATCGATATTGTGCAAAACTATGCAGGGATGAAAGTTATTGCAAAATTTATTCCTTAA
- a CDS encoding DUF3148 domain-containing protein yields MKFEIKDKVKLIAPVSFLKTSDNMPMLRPPDLVAIDEIGEILSIKSPDTVEVKFRRGSFLIDIDKIEKLT; encoded by the coding sequence ATGAAATTTGAAATCAAAGACAAGGTTAAATTAATTGCGCCTGTTTCCTTTTTAAAAACGTCGGATAATATGCCAATGTTACGACCTCCTGATTTGGTAGCAATTGACGAAATTGGAGAAATACTATCAATAAAATCTCCTGACACTGTTGAAGTGAAATTTAGAAGAGGTTCTTTTCTTATTGATATTGATAAAATTGAAAAATTAACCTAA
- a CDS encoding CopG family transcriptional regulator produces the protein MDTKVKRIGYLPRKRVLEIIDEISKSESISRSKVVGILVEEALDARGIANFGYGNINKSNIYKSENYKDIKKENLNLKDPEDEFVDDSGYTVSSHKTLDRTISSADIELANKINILKESGLI, from the coding sequence ATGGATACTAAAGTTAAAAGAATTGGATATCTTCCAAGAAAAAGGGTTCTTGAGATTATAGACGAAATATCTAAAAGCGAATCCATAAGTAGATCTAAAGTGGTTGGAATATTAGTTGAAGAAGCATTAGATGCTAGAGGGATTGCAAATTTTGGATATGGCAATATTAATAAATCAAATATCTACAAATCTGAAAATTACAAAGATATCAAAAAAGAAAATTTGAATTTAAAAGATCCAGAAGATGAATTTGTTGATGATAGTGGTTATACCGTCTCTTCTCACAAAACATTAGATCGGACAATATCTTCTGCAGATATCGAATTAGCTAATAAAATTAATATTCTTAAAGAATCTGGGTTGATATGA
- the petN gene encoding cytochrome b6-f complex subunit PetN, protein MIFQIGWAALAAIFTFSIAMVVWGRNGDGSIDI, encoded by the coding sequence ATGATTTTTCAAATAGGTTGGGCTGCCTTAGCTGCAATTTTTACTTTTTCAATCGCGATGGTTGTATGGGGTAGAAATGGTGATGGCTCCATCGACATATGA
- a CDS encoding insulinase family protein, producing the protein MNVGVINYYTHSSKTRCVFVDNKELPLISIDIWCKAGSSFEEVNKNGTAHFLEHMIFKGSKKLMPGEFDQKIESLGGLSNASTGYDDVHYHVLVPPNNFRESLALLTNIVVSPDFNTDEFIKEKGVVIDEIKQQNDQPDEKLFNYFLKRVWLTSNYSNSILGTEESINKLQISDLEKFHSKNYTNENICIAIAGNLSENIYKIFEKSDLSGINKKPICKYPNHINPKDKETKLKIRKGREVIKFDNLEFSRIFMAWFIPNLNDQKNIIGLEILASILSVGRNSKLVKILKEDKNLVESVYVDVSAGELGGLFIIEASCEEKDIFLVEKQINKTVDEISDHKILTLDEIRKAINIVKSNYVFNLETSTQLSSFFGNELLWGRKSSINDLENHLIYWNDLNNFQDITRYISSDKFTLIASPS; encoded by the coding sequence ATGAATGTAGGAGTGATTAACTACTATACCCATTCAAGCAAAACTAGATGTGTATTTGTGGATAATAAAGAATTGCCGCTGATAAGTATTGATATTTGGTGCAAAGCAGGTTCTTCATTTGAGGAAGTTAATAAAAATGGTACTGCTCACTTTTTAGAACATATGATTTTTAAAGGCTCTAAAAAATTAATGCCAGGAGAATTTGATCAAAAAATTGAATCTCTTGGGGGATTGAGCAATGCTTCAACAGGTTATGATGATGTACATTACCATGTTCTCGTACCACCTAATAACTTTAGAGAATCGCTTGCTCTTTTGACAAATATAGTTGTCTCACCAGACTTTAATACTGATGAGTTTATAAAAGAAAAAGGGGTAGTAATTGATGAAATAAAGCAACAAAATGACCAACCTGATGAGAAATTATTCAATTACTTTTTAAAAAGGGTTTGGCTAACTTCAAATTATTCCAACTCGATATTAGGAACAGAAGAAAGTATTAATAAACTGCAAATAAGTGATCTTGAGAAATTTCATAGTAAAAATTACACCAATGAAAATATCTGTATCGCAATCGCAGGAAATCTTTCTGAAAATATTTACAAAATTTTTGAAAAAAGTGATCTTTCGGGAATAAATAAAAAACCAATTTGTAAGTACCCAAATCATATTAATCCAAAAGATAAAGAAACTAAGCTAAAGATCAGAAAGGGTAGAGAGGTAATTAAGTTTGATAATTTAGAGTTTTCAAGAATATTTATGGCCTGGTTTATCCCAAACCTCAATGATCAAAAAAATATTATTGGATTAGAAATATTAGCATCAATACTTTCTGTAGGAAGAAATAGCAAGTTAGTAAAAATTTTAAAAGAAGATAAAAATCTTGTTGAATCAGTATATGTTGATGTTAGTGCTGGTGAATTAGGCGGTCTATTTATCATTGAAGCAAGTTGTGAAGAGAAAGATATTTTTTTAGTGGAAAAGCAAATTAATAAAACGGTAGATGAGATTTCAGATCACAAAATTTTAACTTTGGATGAAATTAGAAAAGCAATAAATATTGTAAAAAGTAATTATGTTTTCAATTTAGAAACCTCTACTCAGCTTTCCTCATTCTTTGGAAATGAACTTCTTTGGGGAAGGAAATCTTCAATAAATGATTTAGAAAATCATTTAATTTATTGGAATGATTTGAATAATTTTCAAGATATCACTCGATATATCAGCAGTGATAAATTTACTCTTATTGCATCTCCTAGTTAA
- a CDS encoding phycocyanobilin:ferredoxin oxidoreductase, which translates to MLSESLTKTKLTDPLILDLLKILRERRSMLENISSINIDPNISNIISNKIGRELFIENEFHVAKGFRKLHIEVAEFSKNLRILHCVFFPDPKFDIPIFGMDLVKINDIVSAAIVDLSPSSQNQYIKYENLLSAIDKSSFTSLRALPEWGEIFSKNVLFASLKNESEKNYFCDIVDHYLSVLIKLSKNARPEQKEEIIQERINYQKNYCVQQMRNEKTSMVLLKYFDEKWVNNYVKTVLFDF; encoded by the coding sequence TTGTTGTCTGAATCTTTAACTAAAACTAAATTAACTGATCCTCTTATTTTGGACTTGTTGAAAATCCTCAGAGAGCGTAGATCTATGCTTGAGAACATTAGTAGCATAAATATTGATCCAAATATTTCGAATATAATATCCAATAAAATAGGGAGAGAACTTTTCATAGAAAACGAATTTCATGTTGCAAAAGGATTTAGAAAGCTACATATCGAAGTAGCAGAGTTTTCTAAAAATCTTAGAATTTTGCATTGCGTTTTTTTCCCTGATCCAAAGTTTGATATTCCAATTTTTGGAATGGATTTAGTAAAAATAAATGATATAGTCTCAGCTGCGATTGTTGATTTATCTCCTTCTTCTCAAAATCAATATATAAAATACGAAAATCTTCTATCAGCAATAGATAAAAGTTCTTTCACCTCATTAAGAGCGCTTCCTGAATGGGGAGAGATTTTCTCCAAAAATGTACTTTTTGCTTCACTAAAAAACGAATCTGAAAAAAATTATTTTTGTGATATTGTTGATCATTATCTTTCTGTATTGATCAAGTTAAGTAAGAATGCTAGGCCTGAACAAAAAGAGGAAATTATTCAAGAAAGAATAAATTATCAAAAGAATTATTGTGTTCAACAAATGAGAAACGAAAAGACCAGTATGGTACTTCTGAAATATTTTGACGAAAAATGGGTAAATAATTATGTAAAAACTGTATTGTTTGATTTTTAA
- a CDS encoding DevA family ABC transporter ATP-binding protein produces MDKGNKSEKVFNNLKTVSINNLSHFYGKNENKKQVLDNVNLNIDRGELVLLKGPSGCGKTTLLTLIGALRTCQSGNLTVLNKQLNGATRKTRQILRRSIGMIFQGHNLLRCLTAEQNVQMGSDLIKDLTYLQRREIARKWLSAVGLEDHHKKLPNDLSGGQKQRVAIARALSANPKLLLADEPTSALDSVTGREIVTLLKKLAKDQNCSVLMVTHDPRITDMADRILSMEDGKIFSAHSELV; encoded by the coding sequence ATGGATAAAGGTAATAAATCAGAAAAAGTCTTTAATAATTTAAAGACAGTTTCAATAAATAATTTAAGTCACTTTTATGGAAAAAATGAAAATAAAAAACAAGTTCTTGATAATGTTAATTTGAATATCGATAGAGGAGAATTGGTTCTTCTAAAAGGACCTTCTGGATGCGGCAAAACAACTTTATTAACATTGATTGGAGCTTTGAGAACTTGTCAAAGTGGAAACTTAACTGTATTAAATAAACAATTAAATGGTGCAACAAGAAAAACTAGGCAGATTCTCAGAAGAAGTATTGGGATGATTTTTCAAGGTCATAACCTTTTGAGATGTTTAACAGCTGAACAAAATGTTCAAATGGGTTCAGATTTAATAAAAGATTTAACTTATTTGCAAAGACGTGAAATTGCACGAAAATGGCTTTCAGCAGTTGGATTAGAAGATCATCACAAGAAATTGCCCAATGACTTATCTGGAGGTCAGAAACAAAGAGTAGCAATTGCTCGGGCGCTATCTGCAAATCCAAAGCTTTTACTTGCTGATGAGCCAACTTCTGCTTTAGATAGCGTAACAGGTAGGGAAATAGTTACTCTCTTAAAGAAATTAGCAAAAGATCAAAATTGCTCGGTACTTATGGTTACTCATGATCCTAGAATTACTGATATGGCAGATAGGATATTAAGCATGGAAGATGGTAAGATTTTTAGTGCTCATAGTGAGCTAGTATAG
- the clpP gene encoding ATP-dependent Clp endopeptidase proteolytic subunit ClpP, with product MIPLVLEESGGSERVFDIYSRLLRERIIFLGEQVTSETANRIVAQLLFLEAEDPEKDIYMYINSPGGSVYDGLGIFDTMQHVKPDIHTVCVGLAASMGAFLLAAGTKGKRSSLRHSRIMIHQPLGGARGQASDIRIQADEILFLKERLNTELSERTGKDIETIKEDTDRDFYMSPKEAVEYGLIDLVLDKKPFKG from the coding sequence ATGATCCCTTTAGTTTTAGAAGAATCTGGCGGAAGTGAAAGAGTATTCGATATTTATTCGAGATTGTTAAGAGAGAGAATAATCTTTTTGGGAGAACAAGTTACTAGTGAAACTGCTAACAGAATTGTGGCTCAATTATTATTCCTTGAAGCAGAGGACCCCGAAAAAGATATCTACATGTATATAAATTCACCTGGAGGGTCTGTTTATGATGGTTTAGGGATTTTTGATACGATGCAACATGTTAAGCCAGATATTCATACAGTTTGTGTAGGTTTGGCAGCTAGTATGGGAGCTTTTTTGTTGGCTGCAGGTACAAAAGGTAAAAGGAGTAGTCTTAGGCATTCACGAATAATGATTCATCAACCACTTGGAGGAGCTAGAGGCCAAGCCAGTGATATTAGAATTCAGGCAGATGAAATTTTATTTTTAAAAGAACGTCTCAATACCGAATTGTCAGAGAGAACTGGTAAGGATATTGAAACTATTAAAGAAGATACTGATAGAGATTTTTATATGTCCCCCAAAGAAGCAGTTGAATACGGTCTAATAGATCTTGTCTTAGATAAGAAACCTTTTAAAGGTTAA
- the ftsH gene encoding ATP-dependent zinc metalloprotease FtsH encodes MNQKFKTLILWALPILLVIALSYQFLSSSNVDSLKSNGTTIAPRNSAVARVSYGRFLDYINSGRVTSVDIFEGGRNAVIETIDSDLDNKVQRLRVDLPGLTPELINILKNEGISFDVHPVKTAPPALGILGNLLFPAILIGGLILLARRSNGMPGGPGQAMQFGKTKARFAMEAETGVVFDDVAGVNEAKQDLQEVVTFLKKPEKFTSVGARIPKGVLLVGPPGTGKTLLAKAIAGEAGVPFFSLSGSEFVEMFVGVGASRVRDLFKRAKENSPCLIFIDEIDAVGRQRGAGIGGGNDEREQTLNQLLTEMDGFEGNSGIIIIAATNRPDVLDSALMRPGRFDRQVTVDAPDIKGRLSILEVHARNKKLKEDLTLESIARRTPGFTGADLANLLNEAAILTARRRKDSISISEIDDSVDRIVAGMEGSPLTDGRSKRLIAYHEVGHALIGSLVKAHDPVQKVTVIPRGQAKGLTWFTPDDEQTLVSRAQLKARIMGALGGRAAEDVVFGKGEITTGAGGDFQQVASMARQMVTRFGMSNLGPIALEGGNQEVFVGRDLMTRSEVSDSISKQIDESVRVMVKECYKETYSIVSKNREAMDKIVDLLIEKETLDGEEFVNILSKFTKIPEKERTPQLLS; translated from the coding sequence ATGAATCAGAAATTTAAAACATTAATTTTATGGGCTCTACCTATACTTTTAGTAATTGCACTTTCTTACCAATTTTTATCATCAAGCAATGTTGATTCACTAAAATCTAACGGAACTACCATTGCACCAAGAAATTCTGCAGTAGCTAGAGTTAGTTACGGTAGATTTTTAGATTACATTAATTCTGGAAGGGTTACTTCTGTTGATATCTTTGAAGGCGGAAGAAATGCCGTCATCGAAACAATAGACTCTGATTTGGATAATAAAGTGCAAAGATTACGAGTTGATCTTCCGGGTTTAACTCCAGAACTAATAAATATTTTAAAAAATGAGGGAATAAGTTTTGATGTTCACCCAGTAAAAACAGCTCCTCCTGCTTTAGGGATATTAGGTAATTTACTCTTCCCAGCAATCTTAATTGGAGGACTTATTTTGCTAGCTAGGAGATCAAATGGAATGCCCGGTGGACCAGGACAAGCTATGCAATTCGGCAAAACAAAAGCGAGATTTGCAATGGAAGCAGAAACGGGTGTAGTTTTTGACGATGTAGCCGGCGTTAACGAAGCAAAACAGGATTTACAAGAGGTGGTAACTTTTCTAAAAAAACCTGAAAAATTTACTTCTGTTGGAGCCAGGATTCCAAAAGGGGTGTTATTGGTGGGACCTCCTGGTACAGGTAAGACACTTCTTGCTAAGGCAATTGCAGGAGAGGCTGGAGTTCCATTCTTCTCATTATCAGGATCTGAATTTGTTGAAATGTTTGTTGGTGTAGGTGCCAGTAGAGTAAGAGATCTTTTCAAAAGAGCCAAAGAAAATAGTCCATGTTTGATTTTTATAGATGAAATAGATGCAGTAGGGAGACAAAGAGGTGCTGGAATTGGAGGGGGTAATGATGAAAGAGAGCAAACTCTTAACCAACTGCTTACTGAAATGGATGGATTTGAAGGTAACAGTGGAATAATAATAATTGCAGCAACAAATAGACCTGACGTTTTGGATTCTGCTCTTATGAGACCTGGAAGATTTGACAGGCAGGTAACAGTAGACGCGCCAGATATCAAAGGAAGGTTATCAATTCTTGAAGTTCATGCCAGGAATAAGAAACTAAAAGAAGATTTAACACTTGAGAGTATTGCAAGAAGAACACCAGGTTTTACGGGAGCTGATTTAGCCAATTTACTTAATGAGGCAGCTATTCTAACTGCTAGGAGAAGAAAGGATTCCATTAGTATTTCAGAAATTGACGATTCCGTAGATAGGATTGTTGCTGGAATGGAGGGTTCACCATTAACCGATGGAAGAAGTAAAAGATTAATTGCCTATCATGAAGTTGGTCATGCTCTTATAGGCTCGCTAGTAAAAGCTCATGATCCTGTTCAAAAAGTAACAGTAATCCCTAGGGGTCAAGCTAAGGGATTAACATGGTTTACTCCAGATGATGAGCAAACTCTTGTAAGTAGAGCTCAACTAAAAGCGAGAATAATGGGAGCACTAGGAGGTAGAGCTGCTGAGGATGTTGTTTTTGGTAAAGGTGAAATAACAACAGGTGCAGGTGGAGATTTCCAACAGGTTGCTTCTATGGCTCGCCAAATGGTAACAAGATTCGGAATGAGTAATTTAGGGCCTATAGCTTTGGAAGGTGGAAACCAGGAAGTTTTCGTCGGCAGAGATTTAATGACCAGAAGTGAAGTCTCGGATTCAATTTCAAAACAAATTGACGAAAGTGTAAGAGTTATGGTCAAGGAATGCTACAAAGAAACTTACTCTATAGTCAGCAAAAATAGAGAAGCCATGGATAAAATAGTTGACTTACTCATTGAAAAAGAAACATTAGATGGAGAAGAATTTGTGAACATTCTTTCCAAATTCACTAAAATTCCAGAGAAAGAGAGAACACCTCAATTACTAAGTTAA
- a CDS encoding FtsX-like permease family protein, whose amino-acid sequence MNFSPFKFRKIPLAWLLLTRQPLRLAVAIAGISFAGILMFMQLGFRDGLFDTSVTIHKLLDADLVLISPRSKSSISMSGFPKRRLVQTLALEDVEKTAPVNLNYLLWRNPENLKTRSILALGFNPSDSLLLDDGFSKKAYKLRNPSRVLFDKLSRPEFGPIEEWFLSDQKVETEVAGKRVIVEGLVELGPSFGADGNLITSRETFLRLFPANPPGSIEIGLVKLRKGSDPILISKILNNSLPNDVRVLTKNQFIEFEKNYWKNSTAIGFIFSLGALMGFVVGCVVVYQILYSDVTDHLPEYATLLAMGYRLKSLFFVVAREGFLLALFGYLPAYFSGQILYSVIRNSTKLPIIMDTEKTILIFVLVLVMCMGSAGIAMRKLVDADPAEIF is encoded by the coding sequence ATGAATTTTTCTCCTTTTAAATTTAGGAAAATTCCTTTAGCTTGGTTATTGTTGACTAGGCAACCACTAAGGTTGGCAGTTGCTATTGCAGGAATAAGTTTCGCAGGGATTTTGATGTTTATGCAATTAGGCTTTAGAGATGGTCTATTTGATACGAGCGTAACTATCCATAAACTTCTAGATGCTGACCTTGTTTTAATTAGTCCTAGATCAAAAAGTTCCATTAGCATGAGTGGATTTCCAAAAAGAAGATTGGTTCAAACTCTTGCCTTGGAGGATGTTGAGAAAACTGCGCCTGTCAATCTAAATTATCTACTTTGGAGAAACCCTGAAAATCTTAAAACTAGATCTATACTTGCTTTAGGATTTAATCCTTCTGATTCTCTTCTTTTAGATGATGGATTTTCTAAAAAAGCATATAAATTAAGAAATCCATCAAGAGTCCTTTTTGACAAACTTTCCAGACCTGAATTCGGACCGATTGAAGAATGGTTCTTATCAGATCAAAAAGTTGAAACTGAAGTTGCTGGTAAAAGAGTTATTGTGGAAGGACTTGTTGAGTTAGGACCATCATTTGGTGCAGACGGTAATTTGATAACAAGTCGAGAAACGTTCTTAAGACTATTCCCTGCTAATCCTCCTGGAAGTATAGAAATTGGTCTAGTAAAACTTAGAAAGGGATCTGACCCTATTTTGATTTCGAAAATTTTAAATAATTCACTTCCAAATGATGTTCGAGTTCTTACAAAAAATCAATTTATAGAATTTGAAAAAAATTATTGGAAAAATAGCACCGCAATAGGTTTTATATTTAGTTTGGGAGCTTTGATGGGTTTTGTTGTAGGTTGCGTTGTCGTGTATCAAATTCTTTATAGTGATGTAACTGACCACCTCCCAGAGTATGCGACCTTATTGGCTATGGGGTATAGATTAAAGTCTCTTTTCTTTGTTGTCGCAAGAGAGGGATTTTTGTTGGCATTGTTTGGCTATTTACCTGCTTATTTCTCTGGCCAAATACTTTACTCCGTCATAAGAAACTCCACTAAACTCCCAATAATAATGGATACAGAAAAAACAATTTTAATTTTTGTACTAGTTTTAGTTATGTGTATGGGTTCTGCAGGTATTGCTATGCGTAAATTAGTTGATGCTGATCCTGCTGAGATTTTTTAA
- a CDS encoding photosystem II biogenesis protein Psp29: protein MSQHTLTLLRFTYKKLKEKSTVSDSKKLFHEQFPYVIPGLYKRIVDEMLVELNLLNHQNEFTQDFLFCIGLTETFKELMKGYEPQKHLDPLFESLCASTNFESKEIKEISKISQKEFKDKSAEEIYKLLEEKSNSKLYPSRILNLGIYILISKSNDLKDKNESETNKTVLDIFEKLKLSTNKAEKDIGIYKSSISKMEQAKELIEELRIKDKKKDKK from the coding sequence TTGAGTCAACATACGCTAACCTTATTAAGGTTTACATATAAAAAATTGAAAGAAAAATCGACTGTTTCAGATAGCAAAAAGTTATTTCATGAACAATTTCCATACGTTATTCCAGGTTTATACAAAAGAATAGTTGATGAAATGCTTGTTGAGCTAAATCTTTTAAATCATCAAAATGAATTTACTCAAGATTTTCTTTTTTGTATTGGTCTAACCGAAACATTCAAAGAATTAATGAAAGGATACGAACCTCAAAAACATTTGGATCCTCTTTTTGAATCCTTATGCGCTTCTACAAATTTTGAATCGAAGGAAATAAAGGAAATCTCCAAAATATCTCAAAAAGAATTCAAGGATAAATCAGCTGAAGAAATATACAAACTATTAGAAGAAAAAAGCAATTCTAAGCTTTATCCATCAAGAATATTGAACTTAGGAATTTACATACTAATTTCAAAATCCAATGATCTTAAAGATAAGAATGAATCAGAGACAAATAAAACAGTACTAGATATTTTTGAGAAATTAAAGTTATCTACTAATAAAGCAGAGAAAGATATTGGTATTTACAAAAGTAGTATTTCAAAAATGGAACAGGCAAAAGAATTAATTGAAGAGTTAAGAATTAAGGATAAGAAAAAAGATAAAAAATAA